CCCTCATGCGGTGTGTTTGGGTCTCATTATTATGTTCACATTATGTGACTGACCTCGTCAGACTACAGGAGGTCACATCAAAGCATCATATGGATcatcatgtgtgtgtttgccagGGTATTCGTGGGGTTGATGGAGTTCAGGGTTCAAAGGGAAACATGGTAGGTACTGCTGATCTGAGATGTCTTAAAGACACTGAAGCTGTGGGTCAGCATCATACACTCTTCTCGTCTTCACACAGGGGTCACCAGGAGAACCTGGAGCTCCAGGACAGCAGGGGAACCCAGGATTCCAGGTACGCACATTTGAACAATTTATTTGAATccacttaaataaaataatttacaggaACATAAATATTGCAAATGCACAAAATCATGGACCAGTAGCATACAACAGATCTTCACAATATTAAGCATGTTACCATGTTATGGATATAAATAACAATGTCTCCGCCATATATGACGGCTGCCTATAATAGCAGACAAAGCACAATACTTTGCTAACCGTTTAGCCCTGTTTTTTGGCATCCCAAGTTGTTGAAGCCCTCTTACAACCAGCTCATGTGTTCTGTTCTGCAGGGTTTTCCGGGACCTCAGGGAGCAATTGGATTACCAGGGGAAAAGGTGCCGCTCTCtttattactataaattacataataggTTTTGGGGACAAGCTTACTGAAAATATGGCAGATGAACAGATCCTTGACAGGTGACAGGTTCCTTGACGTTAACAGGTGTCTTTCTCTGTCTCAGGGTCCTCAGGGGAAGAAGGGAATGAAGGGCTTACCTGGCGTCGACGGCCCACCGGTGAGTGTTGAACGCATGATGTTGTTGATCTGTGCTGCCCCCTGCTGTTCCTAATGATGCCACTGCACACAGGGTCATCCAGGACGAGAGGGGCCGCCTGGAGAGAAAGGCCTGCTGGTGAGATTGCGTAAATGAGTGTATGGTGTCATCTTATTAGTGCCCATGTGTTCACGTCACTGATTTTTACTGTGTGTGCTTCCTGAAGGGTGCAGCAGGTGTTCAGGGGCCTGTGGGATATCCTGGACCCAGAGGAGTCAAAGTACTGATCTCTCTCTATCAaacattagtgtgtgtgtgtgtgtgtgtgtgtgtgtgtgtgtgtgtgtgtgtttattgacTGTACATGTGTTTTAGGGCGCTGATGGGCTCAGAGGACTGAAGGGCAGTAAAGGAGAGAAGGTGAGATCTTCTCAACCAATTTCAGTCTAAAGTCATCACATCTCCAACAGTCACCACATGCCCAGATCTCACTACATTCTCAAAGACTAACACATCTTCAAATACCATCTCCATCTATAGACATTGTGAGACATCATAACATCTCCAACATAATAACATCTCCAAGAATCATGACATATCCAGATATCATAACATTGTCAGACCTCAACACGTCCTCTTATATCCTGTCTCTAGATATAGTGAGACATAATTTCTGCAACATCATCACATCTCAAAGAATCATCACATCAAATATCATAACATCCCCCAACCTTCAGCATATCTTCAGATATCATAACATTGTCAGTTATCATATTTCCAGACATTGTGCGACATCATAACATCACCACATTTCCAATCAACACCTGTAAAGATAATATAACCTACCCAGACTCCAGCACGTCTTCATATATCACATTTCCAGACATTGTGACCATAATCACGTTCAGATATCATAACATTAGATTTCCAAAGTGTGAGAAATCACAACAGCTCCAACAGTCGACATGTCCAGATATCATAACATCATCAGACACCATCAGATCTTCAGATATCACATCTCTAAAGATCATGCGACATCATAATATCTCCAACGATCACCACATATCATATCACCAAATATCATAACATCCTCAAAGACTAGAACATCTTCAAATACCACCTCTATCTCCAGACACTGTGAGATATGATAACATCTCCAGCATAATCACATCTCCAAGAATCATGACATATCCAGATATCATAAGATCGTCAGACTTTAGCACATCCCATATCCAAATATTGTGAGACATCATAACATCTCTAACATTATAACATGTCAAGATATTATAACAACGTCAGTTATCATATTTCCAGACATCGTGAGACATCACAACGTCACCAACATCACCACATCTCCAACAAACAACACATGCACAGATGTCATAACTTACCCAGACTCCAGCAGATTTTCATATATCACATGTCCAGACATTGTGAGATAATGTGACATCCTCAACTATCATCACGTTCATATATCATAACATTAGATTTCCAAACAGTATGAGAAATCCTCAGACACCATCAGATCTTCAGATATCACATTTCCAAACATCATTAGACATCTTAATATCTCCAACAGTCGTCAGATATCACATTTTCAGGCATCATGAAACCCAACGTTAGTGCATCTGCAGATAACATGTCCAGATAACATAACATGCCTAATCACAGGCACATTTTCTGATATCTCAAACATTGTGAGATCATCACATGCCCAGGTATCAGACAGCATCTCTTAAATATAACAATTGCAGACATTTTGAGACGTCATAAAATCATCACATGTCTAGATGTGATCAGTTGTCTTTTTCAGAGGTTAGTGGAGCACATTGCAGTGAACACATGCTTGTGTTGTGAGGAACTTTCATCACACTGATTAATTGTTATGTATATGGGGTGTTGTGTTCAGGGTGAAGATGGTTTCCCAGGAGCGAAAGGAGAAATGGGAGCAAAAGGAGACACTGTAATGAGATGCagacacacacaacacaaacacactaataaaacacacaaactcacCCACAGACACTAAAACATGCTGTTGCCTCAACTGTGTCTGTCAGGGAGACTCGGGTGCTCCAGGAATGCGTGGTGAGGACGGACCTGAGGGCCCCAAAGGACAGAGTGGCCCCTTGGGTGAACCTGGACCCGCAGGCATCGCTGGAGAAAAGGTAAAATAGTCTGCTACAACTTCATTAGTAATAATCAGTAGAAAAGATCACTCCATATCAAACACCCTTTCTGCACACACATTTTCCTCTTTCCCTCCATCATTTCTGTCTCTTCCTTATGATTTTATCCCTCCTGTCTCTCTCGTTTTAGGGAAAACTGGGTGTTCCAGGTTTACCAGGTTATCCAGGACGTCAGGGTCTGAAGGTTAGAGGAACACAAACAGATGATTAATGGATGAATGTTTCAGTTGTACGGGAGAATAACTGGTGGTTTCTTCTCAGGGTGCTGATGGGTTTCCGGGTCCTGTCGGCGTTCCAGGAGAAAAGGGGAAGAAGGTCACtgaaaacatgatttaaaacaTGATGTGATACACTTAAACATATAAGTATGTAAATATAGACTCATGTGAGCATAATGTGTTTCTCAGGGTCCACCAGGTCCAGCAGGGGTCGCCGGTCAGAGGGGACCCAATGTGAGTGTTTCTGTCCACACTGATGATTGTCAGCATCCCACATGAGTCACATCCAACatcattaatgtgtgtgtgtgtgttgtcagGGTGCGAGAGGAGGCAGGGGTGCGAGAGGACCTACTGGGAAATCAGGAGAAAAGGTCAGACGTCATATCAGCTCTtcaacacacacagaaacaaacaCTTAGTTTCTGTATTACATCAGCAGCGCTGAACTTATTTACTTTGATTATGAGTCTGTTCCTATGGACTGTGTTTGTATTGTTACAATGACTGTAAAGGGTCAAACTGTCTCTGCTGTAGGGGTCTTCAGGACATGATGGCCCTCCAGGGCCCACAGGAGAGAGAGTAAGAGAGAATCACACCACATACAATCAAATGTTTACATTCAATATATGAAaacaaatttggaaaataacacaatattgttagagttataaatatttgatcatgtgattttatattgttagtTATTGTGATTAAAGCATATGTTCATGTACTGCAGGGTCCACAAGGGCCTCAGGGACGTGTAGGTGAGGTGGGCCCCAAGGGACCCAACGTGAGTAGCCCTCATCTTCACCTCAAATAATAAGACAACACGTATGAGTGCGTTCTGGTGTCATTCTCAACACTGTGTGCAGGGGCCTGCTGGAAAAGACGGCCTGCCTGGTCATCCAGGCCAGCGGGGGGAGCCGGTGAGTCTGGGAACATCTAAAAACTTGTAGGCTTATAGAAACTATAGAACGTGGTTGTAATGTTGAATGATTTAACCCTTTAATACTAAATGCTGTGCAAAAATCAGCAATGCCCTAAAATATTCATGTAAATGTACCATAAATATTCACACATATATGTggtctttatttgtttgtgtttgctttgtttgCTGAGTATTCAGGCTTTGTGATTTTATGTTGTGGAGTGTTTTGTTGGTCTGCTGTTTATCTGGTGTTTGATGGTTTGACTCCTAACAGGGTTTCCAAGGCAAGACGGGTCCTCCAGGACCAACTGGTGTCGTTGGGCCGCAGGTGGGTTCATCGTGTCAGACTGGGTAGATCCAGTGTCTTGCACCTCTTTAGGTTAAGCTAAAGGCCACAGGTGTTGTTCTGACTGGTGATGATTTTGTTGCAGGGTAATACTGGAGAAACTGGACCGATGGGTGAGAGAGGACACCCGGGCACCGCAGGACCTGCTGGAGAGCAAGGTTTACCTGGAGCTGCTGGGAAGGAGGGTGCAAAGGTGAGAAAATCATTGGCATCAATCATAACGCTCTCTCCACTTGTAACTTCTCTCCTTATGATAACCCTAACCCcaacatataatatgtgtgtgtttggtcaTCAGGGTGACCCTGGAGGTCCAGGTACTTCGGGAAAGAGCGGCCCAGCAGGTCTGAAAGGTTTCCGTGGAAGTCGTGGAGCACCGGGTGCCATGGTAACATAGAGAATACTATACTGATGCTGATTTATGATTGTTGCCGGTGATTATGATTGGCCAGTGTTGTCATGTGACCTGTTTTCTCTTGTGTAGGGGCCAGTTGGATTAAAGGGAGGGGTGGGGCCAATCGGGCCCCCTGGACTTTCTGTACGTAATCTCTTCCACTAATATCACAAAAGCACATTAAGCATATATAGTTTCATATTGTGTTATGTTTGAGGTAAAATTATGACCTAGATAAGTTCTTGTCATGATTTTTCACAATCAAaagtattattgtattatacaaTAGTATTATACaatcaaaaacatattatttcacaaatatATGTGTTTCTTCCAAGGGGCCCACAGGTGAACGAGGCCCCCCTGGACTGGCTGGTGCCATTGGTCAGCCTGGCCGACCTGGAACCATCGGTGGGCCTGGACCAATGGGAGAGAAGGGAGAGCCAGTAAGACACGCCCCCACATGTGAAGATAAATAAATGACCAGTGAATGACAAGTGTGTGTGTAactatgtgtttgtgtgttcaggGAGATAAAGGTCTGATCGGACCCGCAGGACAGGATGGTGAGCAGGGGCCCGTGGGATTACCAGGGGCTGCTGGTCCTCCAGGACCCCCAGGAGAGGATGGAGATAAGGTGATAAGGGCATATGTTCATCTGTGATTAGTAGTGATGATGTTTGTACACTATAATCAActttttgtcctgaacaacaactaaaaacaaccgagaacaccctggcaaccacacagAAGTGCTAATAACCACTAATAACCACTTATTGCTTGATAATTAAagtcctgtgtgtgtgtgtgttaggggGAAACAGGGGCTCCAGGGCAGAAAGGCAGCAAAGGAGACAAAGGAGAATCAGTAAgtgactgaaataaaacacacatcACATTCATATGTCACATTGTTACTAATGACTAAAATCTGCTCTTAGGGGCCTCCAGGTCCAGCCGGCACTCAGGGACCAGAAGGGCAGCCAGGAGCACCGGTgagtttttgagaaaaaacaacATCTTCATCTGTGTTCAGAGAGTGTGTGTGatgaagtgtgtttgtgtgtttcagggTGTGGATGGTGAGCCCGGTCCTCCAGGACAACAGGGCATGTATGGACAGAAGGGAGACGAGGGCCTCAGAGGATTCAAGGGCTCCAGGGGCCCCATAGGGCTCCAGGTACCTCTCCTCTATTTCAATGAGAAATCAAGAGCTGTAGATGTAGCTGTTAGTGTGACAGAGGCCCGTCATGTAATACagatacgtgtgtgtgtgtgtgtgtgtgtaggggaTGCCTGGTCCTCCTGGAGAAAAAGGGGAGAGTGGGAATTCTGGTCTACTGGTAAGCTTGTCAGTTCATCTGTCATTCATGATCATGCTTATTTATATCTATGTTATGTAAttcactgtgtgtgtttgtgcatttcAAGGGTCCTCCTGGTCAGTTTGGGCCTAGAGGAGCTCAGGGACCCTCTGGTGGACAGgtacatgaaatattttatctgttaacctgcatgtcatgtggcCATTAACCAACATTAGAGAACCAAGGTGTGAATGTGTTGTTACATAATTGAAATATTCACCTAAGTTCAGAGGGGTTCAGCTGATGGAAAAGGTTTGGGAATCCTGACGCAGGCGCACTTTGTGTGTTTCAGGGTCCTCCTGGTCGTCCTGGAGTACGTGGTCAGCCTGGTGGAGTCGGTGAGAAGGTACGTCATGTTCCTGCTGATGATCACATGATTTGATGAAACACATGCATTATGTTATATCTCATTGTGACTTACAGGGTGAAGATGGTGAGTCTGGTGATCCTGGACCTGTTGGTGTTTCTGGCAGCGCAGTGAGTCCATCTCTCCCTTTCTGAGCACCCTGTGTGACAcacatcttttctttttttaccacACCACCCTATAaaacctctgtgtgtgtgtgttttcagggtGAGAAAGGTGAGCAGGGTGAGAAAGGAGACACAGGACCACCTGGAGCTGCAGGTTCACCAGGAGCCAGAGGAGCATCTGGAGAAGATGGAGCAAAGGGGAACGCggtcagtatgtgtgtgtgtgacctcaGTGTGATCAGTCACTGCGGTAGCTGATGTATCCTCTGTCTTTGTCGCTCTACAGGGTCCTATTGGTTTTCCTGGAGATATGGGCGCTCCTGGAGAGCCAGGTATTAACGTGAGTATCTTCACTGATGTCGGTCAAAGACGTTTTGTTAGTTGATGTTCTGATGGTGAAAGATCTCATCTGTTCTCTAAGGGGATCGATGGGAGTCCTGGATCTAAAGGAGATAATGGCGACCCAGGCAAAGCGGTGAGTATGTTTTATGCTTATGACATTTATGTAAGCTCATGCTCTTCTTCTATACAGAGCTCCCAATGCCTCTGAATCTGTGTAGGGCAGTTATAGTGTTATGGCGTGTGTAGTGGTACATAGTGATCTCTCATCATGTTTCGACTCTGGTGATTAGGGCCCTCCAGGACCCTCTGGAGAACCAGGACCACCAGGAAGACCAGGACGCagggtgagtgtgtgtttgtaagaatcAGGTTAAGTACTATGCAATTCAACTTTCTTTGTGTACGTGTGGAGCTTCTACCTGCTTTTGTGTCTCTGGGTTTGTGTTTAGGGTCACTTAGGTCCTCCTGGAAAAGAGGGGCGGCCAGGGCTGAAAGGAGACAAGGTGAGACAATCAGTGGACGATAAATCGCAAAgtcttcattcattttctttcacATTGGATAAGTGCCTCCCACAGTGAGATCTCATTGGTCTTATCGGGCAGTCATTAAGCATCTTGGGAACCAGTCAGTAGTTTTGGTAATTCTGTCGTGACGTGACCGCAGCAACATTGGAACAAATGTTCAGTTCCAGCAAACTCCTGAATGAGATTTAAGATGTTTTAGAGAACTAGCTGACCTCATGATGTCCTTCTAATCCGTTGTGTTCAGGGAGCTCCGGGTTACGAAGGCATCATGGGAAAGCTGGGGCCAGTGGGCGGTCAGGGGAACCCAGGGAAAGCAGGACCTCAGGGACTTCCCGGAATCCCTGGACCAGCGGTGAGCTCTGTTCTTCTTATTATTGATGCTTTTTCTCTGCTCAAACCCACGGACAAAATAATGAGCAAAGGAACAAGAGCCCTTGACTCCGGGCGGAAACAACTTTGGGGGCAGTCGTGgtctaatggttagagagtcggacTTGGTCACAGGTTCAAGTAGGAATTGTCTGGCTGAAGCCCCCTGCTGGCCTGGAGCTGAGGTCTCCTCTTAGATACCTGTCAATGTTGATATAATAAAGGTGAACGTCACATTCTGTCTCTGCTGTAGGGAGAACAAGGGCTGAATGGACCGCCAGGTCAAACAGGACCCCCGGGGCCGATGGTAAGTCTCAATAACACTCCTCTTGCACTGATCTTTAATATGACATCAGACTGACAATCTCATTATACGTGTGCAGGGTCCCGCTGGACTGGCAGGACTGAAGGGAGATCCGGGCAAGAAAGGAGAGAAGGTATgtcaccacacacacatacacacacagtaaaTACTCATGACTTCATtatttctgtatgtgtgtgtcaggGTCATGGCGGTTTGATCGGTTTGATTGGGCCGCCGGGTGAGTTTGGAGAGAAAGGCGATCGAGGACTGCCGGGAAACCAGGGGCTGCAAGGAGCCAAAGGAGATGAGGtgaacacacatatatatacacacattcacacacacacttaagaaggtgatttaaatgtttctgcTGACAGGGTCCAGTTGGACCTCCAGGACTCACCGGACCACCGGGACCACCAGGACTGTCTGTGAGTCTCATGACACTTTAATCTTCACAAACAACAAACTCGTCATGGTTGTCTGGATCTGTTTGGGCTTGTTCTGGTCTCACAGCTTCAGTCTGTAACACTGTGTTTCAGGGATCCATGGGACATAAAGGATCTAAAGGAAACCAGGTAAAAACCCActgcttttcatttttattggaTTTTGTAATAATCTGCTGACCATTTAAGATGAGTTAGTAGATACTGAATAACTTGTGTAATCTGTTATGAATTATGTGGTTTATATAAGGGCCCTATTGGACCCAGAGGAGATCCTGGTCCTGCTGGACCTCCTGGTCCACCGGTGAGTCTCCAGTCACCTGTATGATAACAAATGGCAGAAGGAGCGGTAACTGAACAAGTGATGCAACTAAACATCTCTCCATCTCTATCCAGGGTCTTCCTGCGGTAGGAATGGTGGCTCCTCCAGCGCTGGATGGCCGAGGGAAGAGGAGGAGACATTCGGATGTGGATGGAACGGCCATTGAGGATGGACAGATGCAGGACGAGGAGGCTCAGGGGGAGGAGAAGGACATGGAGGAGGTGTTTGCGTCTCTGGCCTCCATGAGGACGGACGTAGAAGGACTCAGAACTCCACTGGGCACCTACCACAGTCCTGCCCGCACCTGCAAAGAGCTGTGGATGTGTCACCCTGAGTATCCCGATGGTACGGACACAACACACTTGTTCCGGATCTAGAGAATGTTTTCGAGATTTCTACATTTGCTACTCTTTCTTAGTCTACACCACTGGAggtgtcatcatcatcattgtcCTGTGTATTCTGAATTTGTTCTCTCTgtatgacctttgacctcaggAGTTTACTGGATTGACCCCAACCAGGGTTGCCATAGAGATGCGTTTAAAGTGTTctgcaactttacagcagaaggTGAAACGTGTCTCCAGCCACACAGCAGTGTACAAGCGGTGAGAGATTCAAATCACATTAACCCCAGATGTGAATtcacatttgaatgttttaattaatttaatgttttaaaaaaagacctGTCCAATTGCTGTAGAAAAGGGGAGAGGCCAAAAAGTTTAAGAAATTCAGAATTAgccaaacttttatttgtgcCATATATGATCAGAAATAACATACTGCTGACATGTTAATGACATTTATTGTGCACAGGTCAAAATGGCTTCATGGAGCAGGGAGAAACCAGGAGCATGGTTCAGCCAGTTTAAGAAAGGTtcacaggtgtgtgtgtatgtgtgtgtgtgttgtgtatctTTATCCTCTGTGCTCTCATTCACACTCTCATTGTCTGTGTTGTGTAGTTTTCATATGTGGATGTGGATGGAAACCCCGTTCATGTTGTGCAGCTGGGTTTCCTGAAGCTCTTAAGTGCCACGGCTCGCCAGAGCTTCACATACGTGTGTCAGAACTCCGCCGGCTGGTTCGACAGCACCTCCCTGAGCCACAGACATGCCCTGCGCTTCAGAGGCAGCAATGGAGAGGAGCTGACACAGCAAAACGCACATTACATCCAGCCCACGCACGACGGCTGTCAGGTACACGCTCACCTCAGTCGAGACCTTCAGTTCACATGAACCACTCAGTGAATCCTGAATCAGTGCACATAAAGATTTGAATCAGGGTACATGATTCAGCAAATCCTGCAGTGGTTCACATAAATGACTATGTGAATCCTGAATCAATTTACACTAATGACTCAGCAaattctgagtcaagtcacataaACAACTCAGTGAATCCTGAATCAGTGAATCCTGAATTGGTTCATATAAATGACTCATTAAATCCTGAATAACTGTGCATAAACAGTTTGGCAAATCCACAATTGGTTTACCAGTGAATCTTGAATTGGTTTATAAGAACAAAGGGTTGCACATAACTCTGTAGATCCTGAATCAATTAACATAAATGCAAATTCTGAATCAGTTTACACAAACTATTCAGTGAATGCTAAATCTGGTTCATATGAATGACTCATTGAGTCCTGAATCAGTGTACATAAACAATTTGGCAAATCCTGAACTGCTTCACATAAATGACTCCGTcaatcataaatcattttataagAACAAATCTGCACATCTTGAATCAGTACACATGAACACCCTGAACAATTCACATAAAGACATATCCCAAGATATGATTCAGTGGTTCACAGAAATGATTCAGTGAAGCCTGAATTGGTTCATATAAATCAGCAAATGTTGAATCAGTTCACATGACTAATTCTGTGAATACGGAATCAATTTATGTGAAAGACTCACGATGTGATGTGGAATCAGTTAAATGACTCAGGCAATCCTGAATCAGTTCATATACACAATTCAGCTA
This genomic window from Labeo rohita strain BAU-BD-2019 chromosome 1, IGBB_LRoh.1.0, whole genome shotgun sequence contains:
- the col5a3b gene encoding collagen, type V, alpha 3b isoform X2 — its product is MMKMKMKMKTHRITGIAPLIVLLLLHTTRAANHIDVLKTLDLSDSMEGVSLEAGLCTSRRGTEEADLAYKIEKKIQVSVPTNQLFPDSEFPVDFSVLVTVRPRRGAQCFLLSVYDSEGVQQLGVELGRSPVFLYEDHNGQPTPDLYPIFKKVNLADGKWHRVAYSVEGQKVTLYLDCQKVATLDLPRGPEPKVSTDGVTVFGTRLLDEEVFEGEIQQLLIAPDPRAAADYCHTHIPDCDSALTYNSLSLDPVEVKKPPRKPIEEEFDDDLYNDLYSDLSVSTAGENVTEYEIVEYEDVENETEYFKEYTEYEDYEYRPAEREEQFFSGQVLGPEKGQKGEPAVLGEGTLIVGPPGLPGPEGPPGEHGPMGPPGPIGDPGDPGPEGRQGLAGADGIPGPPGNLLMLPFQSGGDARLGPVISAQEAQAQAILQHTKLSLKGPPGPLGLTGRPGPLGSPGPRGLKGDHGFTGPPGPRGLPGAPGLNGKPGKRGRGGIDGARGEPGETGTKGDRGFDGLPGLPGNKGHRGDPGKKGPVGPPGVPGEKGSDGQPGPRGQPGEPGLAGLTGQRGLPGPPGQQGIRGVDGVQGSKGNMGSPGEPGAPGQQGNPGFQGFPGPQGAIGLPGEKGPQGKKGMKGLPGVDGPPGHPGREGPPGEKGLLGAAGVQGPVGYPGPRGVKGADGLRGLKGSKGEKGEDGFPGAKGEMGAKGDTGDSGAPGMRGEDGPEGPKGQSGPLGEPGPAGIAGEKGKLGVPGLPGYPGRQGLKGADGFPGPVGVPGEKGKKGPPGPAGVAGQRGPNGARGGRGARGPTGKSGEKGSSGHDGPPGPTGERGPQGPQGRVGEVGPKGPNGPAGKDGLPGHPGQRGEPGFQGKTGPPGPTGVVGPQGNTGETGPMGERGHPGTAGPAGEQGLPGAAGKEGAKGDPGGPGTSGKSGPAGLKGFRGSRGAPGAMGPVGLKGGVGPIGPPGLSGPTGERGPPGLAGAIGQPGRPGTIGGPGPMGEKGEPGDKGLIGPAGQDGEQGPVGLPGAAGPPGPPGEDGDKGETGAPGQKGSKGDKGESGPPGPAGTQGPEGQPGAPGVDGEPGPPGQQGMYGQKGDEGLRGFKGSRGPIGLQGMPGPPGEKGESGNSGLLGPPGQFGPRGAQGPSGGQGPPGRPGVRGQPGGVGEKGEDGESGDPGPVGVSGSAGEKGEQGEKGDTGPPGAAGSPGARGASGEDGAKGNAGPIGFPGDMGAPGEPGINGIDGSPGSKGDNGDPGKAGPPGPSGEPGPPGRPGRRGHLGPPGKEGRPGLKGDKGAPGYEGIMGKLGPVGGQGNPGKAGPQGLPGIPGPAGEQGLNGPPGQTGPPGPMGPAGLAGLKGDPGKKGEKGHGGLIGLIGPPGEFGEKGDRGLPGNQGLQGAKGDEGPVGPPGLTGPPGPPGLSGSMGHKGSKGNQGPIGPRGDPGPAGPPGPPGLPAVGMVAPPALDGRGKRRRHSDVDGTAIEDGQMQDEEAQGEEKDMEEVFASLASMRTDVEGLRTPLGTYHSPARTCKELWMCHPEYPDGVYWIDPNQGCHRDAFKVFCNFTAEGETCLQPHSSVQAVKMASWSREKPGAWFSQFKKGSQFSYVDVDGNPVHVVQLGFLKLLSATARQSFTYVCQNSAGWFDSTSLSHRHALRFRGSNGEELTQQNAHYIQPTHDGCQSRSGQERTVLEVDSPQSDVLPLVDVAVTDFGSSKQKFGFSVGKVCFNG